AGTGAAAGAATACGGACATATAATTTCCCTCAGAAAAGAGTCACCGACCACAGGATCAATTTCTCCATACACAGACTTGAAGAGGTTCTCGACGGAGATCTCGACCCCGTTATATCAATGCTTCTCGAAGACGAGCAAAACAGAAAAATAATGTCTATAGGTCTTTGATAAGAGATGAGAAATATTGCTGATTTAATTGAAGACGGATCCGCGAAACTCCAATCGGAAGGAATTGAAAACTTTTTAGACGAAGCATATTACCTCCTGTCTCACGCTTCGGGTATGAGCATAGACGAATTGCTTAAAAACAGTGAAAAATGTATAAAAGAATCCGGAACTCTCTTGTACTATGAATATTTGAAAAAAAGAGTCCAGAAAATTCCGAGACAATACATTACGGGAACCGAAAAATTTTTCGGTTTAAACATCAAAGTCGGTCCCGGGGTATTTATACCGAGACCGGAAACGGAAATTCTCGCAATAACGGCAGAAAAGTTTTTAAAGGATAAAAAAGGGAAAGTAATCGAATGCTTCTCCGGCTCGGGCGCCGTGTCTTTGTGCTTATCAAAACACTTGCCCTTTGCCGAGATAATTTCGATTGAGATATCCTCTGAAGCGGTCAAATGGCAGAAAAGAAACCTTTTGTCACACGGGAACCTGTCACAAAAAATTTCGCTCGTAAGAGCCGACACTTTACAATCATTGAGACCTGGAAACGACATTATCGCCGTCGTAGCCAATCCCCCCTACGTCCCTTATCCGGAACTCGCCGGACTCGATCCGGAAATTATTGAAAACGAACCTGAATCTGCATTAAACGGAGGATTTGACGGACTGGAACAGTTCAGAAATCTGTCGGAGCAGGCGCAGGAGATTCTTCCCGACGGATCATTTTTATTCTCTGAAATCGGAGAGGATCAGTTCGACAGAGCCAGGAGAATACTGTACGGAAATGGTTTCCGTTCTGTTCACGGAGAAAAAGACTTATCGGGAATAACAAGAATCGTTATCGCCAGTAAATAAAGGCGGAAAGAGGATGGAATGGACTTCAAATTCGTCAGAATTCTAGCCAACCCAAATAAGGATTACGCTCCGGTCATGAAGAAAATCATTTCTTTTCTCTCAAAAAGGGGTGTAACGACATTCTTCGGTGAAATCCCGAACGATGAAGAGGACCTCGTGATTTCCCTCGGCGGCGACGGGACCATGCTCAAAGCCGCCAAGACAGTCCGGCACAAAGACATCCCCCTGCTCGGCATCAATCTCGGAAATCTCGGTTTTCTTGCCGACATTAAAGCGCAGGACACTGACCTTTCTCTCGAAGAACTCGCAAGAGGAGATTACAGACTCGAAAGAAGGATCAATCTAAGAGTAGACGGCACTTCTGATGCTCTGAACGATGTAGTGGTAATGCCGAGGATGTCGTTCAGGGTCATTCACCTTCTTTCGTTCGTCAACGGTAACTTCCTGACTGAAATAGTCGGTGACGGGGTTATAATTTCCACTCCTACGGGCTCAACGGCTTATTCGCTTTCCGCAGGAGGTCCGATAGTTCAGTCCGACATGGACCTTATAATCATAAATTCAATATCCCCCCATTCTCTTTCCCTGCGTCCGATCATTATTCCTCCGGACTCAAAAGTAAAAATTACCCTTTGCAGTGAATCCGCTTTTGTAGCGATAGACGGTCAAACAGCAAAAAACATTTCGAAGGGCGATGAAATTGAAATCGCGAAATCTGATTCTTACACAACTCTTCTCAGACTCAAAAGCGTCGACTATTTTTCGACTCTCCGCTCGAAACTGAAGCTCGGAGACACGAAAATGAAAACGAGCTGCGGCGGCTGTAAGAACAGTTCCAAATGCTATTATTTCAGCATACACGATGATTAAATCCATAAACATAAAAAACGTGGCGACCATAAAAAATGCCGAAATTCATTTCGACAAGGGTCTCAATATCATCACCGGAGAAACAGGTGCCGGAAAATCGTTGATTTTCGACGCGATCTCTCTTTCTCTGGGACATGAAAGTGACAGAAGATCTTTCAGATCAGACGCCGCACCTCCTGAAATAAAGACAATTTTGACGGACAACTCGGGAAAAGAGATCTTCCTGGAAATAAAAATTCAGAGAAAAGGCAGGCCGCCCAGAACTATAGACGGTGAAAAATCCGGCGTAGAACGAGTCAGATCAGTCTCGTCGCAGACAGTTATGATGTTCGGCCAGAACAGAATTTCGGAACTTCTTAGGCCGGAATTTTTTCACGAATATCTCGACAATTTTTCAGAAAACGACGCCATATTCAGCGCCTATAAAGAATTTTTCGATAGATACCGTATTCAGATTAAAGAACTCTCAAGGCTTGAAAAAGAAAAACTGGCAGGAGATGAGAGGAAAAGACTCGCGGAATATGAGCTCAAGGAATTGAACGACCTGGATATAAAAAGCGGCGAATGGGAAGACATCAATTCTTCCATAAAAAAAATTGAGAATTACGAGAAGATCAAAACTCATCTTCTGAACTGCGAGG
This is a stretch of genomic DNA from candidate division WOR-3 bacterium. It encodes these proteins:
- the prmC gene encoding peptide chain release factor N(5)-glutamine methyltransferase; the encoded protein is MRNIADLIEDGSAKLQSEGIENFLDEAYYLLSHASGMSIDELLKNSEKCIKESGTLLYYEYLKKRVQKIPRQYITGTEKFFGLNIKVGPGVFIPRPETEILAITAEKFLKDKKGKVIECFSGSGAVSLCLSKHLPFAEIISIEISSEAVKWQKRNLLSHGNLSQKISLVRADTLQSLRPGNDIIAVVANPPYVPYPELAGLDPEIIENEPESALNGGFDGLEQFRNLSEQAQEILPDGSFLFSEIGEDQFDRARRILYGNGFRSVHGEKDLSGITRIVIASK
- a CDS encoding NAD(+)/NADH kinase, with protein sequence MDFKFVRILANPNKDYAPVMKKIISFLSKRGVTTFFGEIPNDEEDLVISLGGDGTMLKAAKTVRHKDIPLLGINLGNLGFLADIKAQDTDLSLEELARGDYRLERRINLRVDGTSDALNDVVVMPRMSFRVIHLLSFVNGNFLTEIVGDGVIISTPTGSTAYSLSAGGPIVQSDMDLIIINSISPHSLSLRPIIIPPDSKVKITLCSESAFVAIDGQTAKNISKGDEIEIAKSDSYTTLLRLKSVDYFSTLRSKLKLGDTKMKTSCGGCKNSSKCYYFSIHDD